A DNA window from Corallococcus soli contains the following coding sequences:
- a CDS encoding response regulator: MLRTTPRSTILIVDDEPDLREVVAELLEMEDYAVVQAANGQLALDALAHIQPPCLILLDLMMPVMDGHEFLHRVRDDVRLKDLPVLMLTAHPSAKAPPGTVGLLRKPVDITELLGLVARHCQPST, from the coding sequence GTGTTGAGAACAACGCCTCGCTCCACCATCCTCATCGTCGACGACGAGCCGGACCTGCGCGAGGTGGTGGCGGAGCTGCTGGAGATGGAGGACTACGCGGTGGTGCAGGCGGCCAACGGCCAGCTGGCCCTGGACGCGCTGGCCCACATCCAGCCGCCGTGCCTCATCCTGCTGGACCTGATGATGCCGGTGATGGACGGACACGAGTTCCTCCACCGCGTGCGCGACGACGTCCGGCTCAAGGACCTGCCGGTGCTGATGCTCACCGCGCACCCGAGCGCGAAGGCGCCCCCGGGCACCGTGGGGCTGCTGCGCAAGCCCGTGGACATCACGGAGCTGCTGGGGCTGGTGGCCCGGCACTGCCAGCCCTCCACCTGA
- a CDS encoding response regulator, translating into MRPPPPPPDASFPRPPSTAFPEGEPAPCVWVVDDSASEARFIKTALGAGFLVDTFPDGAAMLERLHSGRAPDVVVLDWEMPGMSGPEVCQFLRGQPQTQTLPVLLLTAHGRPEDLVQGLRAGANDYVAKPFRTEEVRARVNALVRAKRLVDAVRRADHEKAEALAQLDALLTSSPVGLSLMDRELRFVRVNARMARMDGLPLDAYVGRTFAEVLPRLAPQLEPVLRRVLETGEPAEELAVSLERPGMASDAHVMVSYHPVRTPGGEVLGVGAVVVDVTRHKHSEGELRATAEFRERFLGIVGHDLRNPLNAIRMAASFLIASEQVPPALARTVGRIISSTDRMTRMITELLDFTRSRLGGGIPLTPGATDLGLVVRQVVEELELVHPNRTVRVESTGPLGGQWDADRLAQVLSNLLGNALQYSPPESTVVVSLQGGPEQAVARVSNPGPPIPKEELTLLFHPFQRAQTGAHVPSGLGLGLFISDQIARSHRGTLTVESGPEQTVFTLTLPRGA; encoded by the coding sequence ATGCGCCCACCCCCGCCGCCCCCCGACGCCTCGTTCCCCCGCCCCCCCAGCACCGCGTTCCCTGAAGGGGAGCCCGCACCGTGCGTCTGGGTGGTGGATGACAGCGCCAGCGAGGCGCGCTTCATCAAGACGGCCCTGGGCGCGGGCTTCCTGGTGGACACGTTCCCGGACGGCGCCGCGATGCTCGAACGCCTGCACAGCGGACGGGCCCCGGACGTGGTGGTGCTGGACTGGGAGATGCCCGGGATGTCCGGCCCGGAGGTCTGCCAGTTCCTGCGCGGCCAGCCGCAGACGCAGACCCTGCCGGTGCTGCTGCTCACCGCGCACGGCCGGCCGGAGGACCTGGTGCAGGGCCTGCGCGCGGGCGCCAACGACTACGTGGCCAAGCCCTTCCGCACGGAGGAGGTGCGCGCGCGGGTGAACGCGCTGGTGCGCGCCAAGCGGCTGGTGGACGCCGTGCGCAGGGCGGACCACGAGAAGGCGGAGGCGCTCGCGCAGTTGGATGCGCTCCTGACGTCCTCGCCCGTGGGCCTGTCCCTGATGGACCGGGAGCTGCGCTTCGTGCGCGTCAACGCGCGGATGGCGCGGATGGACGGGCTGCCCCTGGACGCCTACGTGGGGAGGACCTTCGCGGAGGTGCTGCCCCGGCTGGCGCCCCAGTTGGAGCCCGTCCTGCGCCGCGTGCTGGAGACGGGCGAGCCCGCCGAGGAGCTGGCCGTGTCCCTGGAGCGGCCGGGCATGGCCAGCGACGCGCACGTGATGGTGAGCTACCACCCGGTGCGCACCCCCGGGGGCGAGGTGCTGGGCGTGGGGGCGGTGGTGGTGGACGTCACCCGGCACAAGCACTCGGAAGGGGAGCTGCGCGCCACCGCGGAGTTCCGCGAGCGCTTCCTGGGCATCGTCGGCCACGACCTGCGCAACCCCCTCAACGCCATCCGCATGGCGGCCAGCTTCCTCATCGCCAGCGAACAGGTGCCCCCCGCGCTGGCGCGCACCGTGGGCCGCATCATCAGCAGCACGGACCGGATGACGCGGATGATCACCGAACTGCTGGACTTCACCCGCAGCCGGCTGGGCGGCGGTATCCCCCTGACGCCGGGCGCGACGGACCTGGGACTGGTGGTGCGCCAGGTGGTGGAGGAGCTGGAGCTGGTGCACCCGAACCGCACCGTGCGCGTGGAGTCCACGGGACCGCTGGGCGGACAGTGGGACGCGGACCGGCTGGCGCAGGTCCTGAGCAACCTGCTGGGCAACGCGCTCCAGTACAGCCCGCCGGAGTCCACGGTGGTGGTGTCGCTCCAGGGCGGACCGGAGCAGGCCGTGGCGCGGGTGAGCAACCCGGGTCCCCCCATCCCCAAGGAGGAGCTGACCCTGCTCTTCCACCCCTTCCAGCGCGCGCAGACGGGCGCCCACGTCCCCTCCGGCCTGGGCCTGGGCCTCTTCATCTCCGACCAGATTGCCCGCAGCCACCGGGGGACCCTCACCGTGGAGTCGGGCCCGGAGCAGACGGTCTTCACCCTCACGCTGCCCCGGGGCGCATAG
- a CDS encoding chemotaxis protein CheA, whose amino-acid sequence MTAPGEFAEFLPAYLAEVDELLASAQRDLLAVEEAVRRGALQPRAVRELFRALHTIKGLSAMVDVEPIVSLAHWMEASLRVADQAGGRLPESSVEPLVEGLRAIEQRVRQLGAGKPASPAPANLLERLEALGPQVVDAAPRKARAVVLDAEAAFASRLAPSEREQLEGGLADGQRAVRLDFVPSAERAAKGLNINTVREGVARHGDIVKVLPLSGAAAGGASLAFALLLLTSAEDAVLLDVVGGAPATVRSLAAAAPVAPDAASPAPVPTDSALGTPVFEEELEEPEVRRGGGLLRVEVSRLDEAMEWLAALVVNRSRLTRAVAALTAAGAPTRELATILQENGRQLRDLRSAILRLRMVRMGDVLERLPLLVRGLRRTTGKAVRLELEVGDAELDKAVADRLMPALVHLVRNAVDHALELPEERVSAGKPPEGLVRLGCHARSSGQLEITLRDDGRGVDAKAVAKAANAPVPESADGLLDLLCRPGLSTRQEATRTSGRGMGMDIVRRIVVEQLGGELRMETRKGVGTTFTLRVPLTVTLVDAIVFECAGLKYAVAVGTVEELIDVDALKVVRPAGADGLGLVERRGAAVPLVSLERLLERTAPAQAAGACGTKALIVRQRGEPVAFAVDRLLGQQEIVLRPLEDPLVRVPGVAGATDLGDGQPTLVLDLGALGAARVGRGVGAAQSGGWAS is encoded by the coding sequence GTGACGGCCCCCGGGGAGTTCGCGGAGTTCCTCCCCGCCTACCTGGCGGAGGTGGATGAATTGCTGGCGTCCGCGCAGCGGGACCTGCTCGCCGTGGAGGAGGCCGTGCGCCGGGGCGCGCTCCAGCCGCGCGCGGTACGGGAGCTGTTCCGCGCCCTGCACACCATCAAGGGCCTGTCCGCCATGGTGGACGTGGAGCCCATCGTCTCCCTGGCCCACTGGATGGAGGCCTCCCTGCGGGTGGCGGACCAGGCGGGCGGTCGCCTGCCGGAGTCCAGCGTGGAGCCCCTGGTGGAGGGCCTGCGCGCCATCGAGCAGCGGGTGCGGCAGCTGGGCGCCGGAAAGCCCGCTTCGCCCGCGCCCGCGAACCTGCTGGAGCGGCTGGAGGCGCTGGGCCCCCAGGTGGTGGACGCGGCGCCCCGGAAGGCCCGCGCCGTGGTGCTGGACGCGGAGGCCGCGTTCGCCTCCCGGCTGGCGCCGTCGGAGCGCGAGCAGTTGGAGGGCGGGCTCGCGGACGGTCAGCGCGCGGTGCGGCTGGACTTCGTGCCCTCCGCGGAGCGCGCCGCGAAGGGCCTCAACATCAACACCGTGCGCGAAGGCGTGGCCAGGCACGGCGACATCGTGAAGGTGCTGCCCCTGTCTGGCGCGGCGGCGGGCGGGGCCTCGCTGGCGTTCGCGCTGCTGCTGCTCACCTCCGCGGAGGACGCGGTGCTGCTGGACGTGGTGGGCGGGGCCCCCGCCACGGTGCGCTCGCTGGCGGCGGCCGCGCCCGTGGCGCCCGACGCGGCGTCGCCCGCGCCGGTGCCCACCGACAGCGCCCTGGGGACGCCCGTCTTCGAGGAGGAGCTGGAGGAGCCGGAGGTGCGCCGGGGCGGCGGCCTGCTGCGCGTGGAGGTGTCGCGGCTGGACGAGGCCATGGAGTGGCTGGCGGCGCTCGTGGTGAACCGCTCCCGGCTGACGCGCGCGGTGGCGGCGCTCACGGCGGCGGGCGCGCCCACGCGCGAGCTGGCCACCATCCTCCAGGAGAACGGCCGGCAGCTGCGCGACCTGCGCTCGGCCATCCTGCGCCTGCGCATGGTGCGCATGGGGGACGTGCTGGAGCGGCTGCCCCTGCTGGTGCGCGGGCTGCGGCGCACCACCGGCAAGGCGGTGCGGCTGGAGCTGGAGGTGGGCGACGCGGAGCTGGACAAGGCCGTGGCGGACCGGCTGATGCCGGCGCTGGTGCACCTGGTGCGCAACGCCGTGGACCATGCGCTGGAGCTGCCGGAGGAGCGGGTGTCCGCGGGCAAGCCCCCGGAGGGCCTGGTGCGCCTGGGCTGCCACGCGCGCTCCAGCGGCCAGTTGGAGATCACCCTGCGCGACGACGGCCGGGGCGTGGACGCGAAGGCGGTGGCGAAGGCCGCGAACGCGCCCGTGCCGGAGTCGGCGGACGGGCTGCTGGACCTGCTGTGCCGGCCCGGCCTGTCCACGCGCCAGGAGGCCACGCGCACCAGTGGCCGGGGCATGGGGATGGACATCGTGCGGCGCATCGTCGTGGAGCAGCTGGGCGGCGAGCTGCGCATGGAGACGCGCAAGGGCGTGGGCACCACCTTCACGCTGCGCGTGCCGCTCACGGTGACGCTGGTGGACGCCATCGTCTTCGAATGCGCGGGCCTCAAGTACGCGGTGGCCGTGGGCACGGTGGAGGAGCTCATCGACGTGGACGCGCTGAAGGTGGTGCGGCCCGCGGGCGCGGACGGCCTGGGGCTGGTGGAGCGGCGGGGCGCGGCGGTGCCGCTGGTGTCGCTGGAGCGGCTGCTGGAGCGGACGGCGCCCGCGCAGGCGGCGGGCGCCTGCGGCACCAAGGCGCTCATCGTGCGGCAGCGGGGGGAGCCCGTGGCGTTCGCGGTGGACCGGCTGCTGGGACAGCAGGAGATCGTCCTGCGGCCGCTGGAGGACCCGCTGGTGCGCGTGCCGGGCGTGGCGGGCGCCACGGACCTGGGGGATGGCCAGCCCACGCTGGTGCTGGACCTGGGCGCGCTGGGCGCGGCCCGCGTGGGCCGCGGGGTGGGCGCCGCGCAGTCGGGAGGGTGGGCGTCATGA
- a CDS encoding response regulator: MPEVLVVDDSKVMREMVVACLRPYPDSRFTQASSGLEAIEQLTLKAYDLLVLDLNMPDIGGIEVVEFVRGQDQLRSLPIIIVTTRGDEASRERALQAGASLFMTKPFTPDSLQGAARSLLEKAPAKALDEAPRG; the protein is encoded by the coding sequence ATGCCCGAGGTACTCGTCGTTGATGACAGCAAGGTGATGCGAGAGATGGTGGTCGCGTGTCTGCGGCCCTATCCGGACAGCCGCTTCACGCAGGCCTCCAGCGGCCTGGAGGCAATCGAACAGCTGACGCTCAAGGCGTATGACCTGCTCGTGCTGGACCTCAACATGCCGGACATCGGCGGCATCGAGGTCGTGGAGTTCGTGCGCGGGCAGGACCAGCTGCGCTCGCTGCCCATCATCATCGTCACCACGCGGGGCGACGAAGCCTCCCGCGAGCGTGCCCTGCAAGCGGGCGCGAGCCTCTTCATGACCAAGCCCTTCACCCCGGACTCCCTCCAGGGCGCGGCCCGGTCCCTCCTGGAGAAGGCCCCCGCCAAGGCCCTGGACGAGGCGCCGCGCGGGTGA
- a CDS encoding response regulator: MSTTQHSATLLLVENNRDVREALKEILESEGYRVHTAVNGQDALNVLARLEYIPGLILLDLVMPVMDGHAFIEHLRRTGALDLTRVLVLTAHPTLPLPHGVSGRLGKPVRLEELLDAIAVHAAPAA, from the coding sequence GTGTCCACCACGCAACACTCCGCCACCCTGCTGCTTGTCGAAAACAACCGGGACGTCCGCGAGGCGCTGAAGGAGATCCTGGAGTCGGAGGGCTACCGGGTGCACACGGCGGTCAACGGTCAGGACGCGCTGAACGTCCTGGCGCGGCTGGAGTACATCCCGGGCCTCATCCTGCTGGACCTGGTGATGCCGGTGATGGACGGGCACGCCTTCATCGAACACCTGCGGCGCACGGGGGCCCTGGACCTGACGCGGGTGCTGGTGCTGACGGCGCACCCCACCCTGCCGCTGCCGCACGGGGTCTCCGGACGCCTGGGCAAGCCGGTGCGGCTGGAGGAGCTGCTGGACGCCATCGCCGTGCACGCCGCGCCGGCGGCGTGA
- a CDS encoding HEAT repeat domain-containing protein — translation MTTNSTVRQHPLTLSADDRARVEEVEQLARRGASSLPALVAGLDAPSWAVRRAVVSALARVGTPAVQPLCDVLTQRRDNEARIAAAVDALVAASGDVEGPVEALGDDANPAIVCDAAQVLGRRRSRQSVPLLARLTVHSDDNVAVAAIEALGRIGGGAAVDALLASLGSGNFFRIFPAIDVLGRSGDPTVVPALMALLADPFYALEACRALGRTGQEAAVPALVGLLQRGNDALVRVAAVALVEIHDAQVARFGGARTVPSVLRSASTEVHPIGRRLAQVIAGADAGEKTSLARLLGWVGGADAAAGLLKLLDSQDLGVSRAAAAALGELGAEADAQILQALREGDSTRRRVLLPLVGKRSAAVPDVLLCLEDRDAMVRALAAETLSRIGDTSAVTALFARLADEDPRVVQAAVGAIQSLGSETTEALALEAARSADTRQRRAALRIVAYFGYPRGLDALLLAMRDPDERLRDAAIYGLPFIDDPRAVDALLSAASHESERTRATAMRALGQTDKQARITSTLLGGLNDRDPWVRYYACQSLGKLNEEAAADAIVALANDDAGQVRVAVVDALAHLHTESAMAALRRAASSTDVDVRRAALLGLGVARRPDALPVLLEAVHSDDPATRLVALSAVAEYDAPETLPALLRAAGDRDDSVRSAAVGFLATRTGQHATQSLVSLLGDVMLREQVVGALALPVDGRLAGLLAALEVADDATAPLLVAALARMRRADARAALMQALAGASPAGRRASAPAVAALGTVEAREALDRAAHRDEDPDVRRACLLALGR, via the coding sequence GTGACGACGAATTCGACCGTGCGGCAACACCCCCTCACGCTGTCCGCGGACGACCGCGCGCGGGTGGAGGAAGTGGAGCAACTGGCGCGCCGGGGCGCCTCCAGCCTGCCGGCGCTGGTGGCCGGCCTGGACGCGCCGTCCTGGGCGGTGCGCCGCGCCGTGGTGTCCGCGCTCGCGCGCGTGGGCACCCCGGCGGTGCAGCCGCTGTGCGACGTGCTGACCCAGCGGCGGGACAACGAGGCGCGCATCGCCGCGGCGGTGGACGCGCTGGTGGCCGCCTCCGGCGACGTGGAGGGGCCGGTGGAGGCGCTGGGGGATGACGCCAACCCGGCCATCGTCTGCGACGCCGCCCAGGTGCTGGGCCGCCGCCGCAGCCGCCAGTCCGTGCCGCTGCTGGCGCGGCTCACGGTGCACTCGGACGACAACGTGGCGGTGGCCGCCATCGAAGCGCTGGGCCGCATTGGCGGCGGCGCGGCGGTGGACGCGCTCCTGGCGTCGCTGGGCAGCGGCAACTTCTTCCGCATCTTCCCCGCCATCGACGTGCTGGGCCGCTCGGGCGACCCCACGGTGGTGCCGGCGCTGATGGCGCTGCTGGCGGATCCGTTCTACGCCCTGGAGGCCTGCCGGGCCCTGGGCCGCACCGGCCAGGAGGCCGCGGTGCCCGCGCTCGTGGGGCTGCTCCAGCGGGGCAACGACGCGCTGGTGCGCGTGGCGGCCGTGGCGCTGGTGGAGATCCACGACGCCCAGGTGGCGCGCTTCGGCGGCGCGCGCACGGTGCCGTCGGTGCTGCGCTCCGCGTCGACGGAAGTGCACCCCATCGGGCGCAGGCTCGCCCAGGTCATCGCCGGTGCGGACGCCGGGGAGAAGACCTCGCTGGCGCGCCTGCTGGGCTGGGTGGGGGGCGCGGACGCGGCGGCGGGCCTGCTGAAGCTGCTGGACTCGCAGGACCTGGGCGTGTCGCGTGCGGCCGCGGCGGCGCTGGGGGAGCTGGGCGCGGAGGCGGACGCGCAGATCCTCCAGGCGCTGCGCGAGGGTGACAGCACCCGGCGCCGGGTGCTGCTGCCGCTGGTGGGCAAGCGCTCCGCGGCGGTGCCGGACGTGCTCCTGTGCCTGGAGGACCGGGACGCGATGGTGCGCGCGCTGGCGGCGGAGACGCTGTCGCGCATCGGTGACACGTCCGCGGTGACGGCCCTCTTCGCGCGGCTGGCGGACGAGGACCCGCGCGTGGTGCAGGCGGCGGTGGGCGCCATCCAGTCGCTGGGCAGCGAGACGACGGAGGCGCTGGCGCTGGAGGCGGCGCGCTCGGCGGACACGCGCCAGCGCCGGGCGGCGCTGCGCATCGTGGCCTACTTCGGCTATCCGCGCGGCCTGGACGCGCTGCTCCTGGCCATGCGGGACCCGGACGAGCGGCTGCGCGATGCGGCCATCTATGGCCTGCCCTTCATCGACGACCCCCGGGCGGTGGACGCGCTCCTGTCCGCCGCCAGCCACGAATCCGAGCGCACGCGCGCCACGGCGATGCGCGCGCTGGGCCAGACGGACAAGCAGGCGCGCATCACCTCCACGCTGCTGGGCGGGTTGAACGACCGCGACCCGTGGGTGCGCTACTACGCGTGCCAGTCGCTGGGGAAGCTCAACGAGGAGGCGGCCGCGGACGCCATCGTCGCGCTCGCCAACGACGACGCGGGCCAGGTGCGCGTGGCGGTGGTGGACGCGCTGGCGCACCTGCACACGGAGAGCGCCATGGCGGCGCTGCGGCGGGCGGCCTCGTCCACGGACGTGGACGTGCGCCGCGCGGCCCTGCTGGGCCTGGGCGTGGCCCGGCGTCCGGACGCGCTGCCCGTCCTGCTGGAGGCGGTGCACTCGGACGACCCGGCCACGCGGCTGGTGGCCCTGTCGGCGGTGGCGGAGTACGACGCCCCGGAGACGCTGCCCGCGCTCCTGCGGGCGGCCGGGGACCGCGACGACAGCGTGCGCAGCGCGGCGGTGGGCTTCCTCGCCACGCGCACCGGGCAGCACGCCACGCAGTCGCTGGTGTCGCTGCTGGGTGACGTGATGCTGCGCGAGCAGGTGGTGGGCGCGCTGGCGCTGCCGGTGGACGGGCGGCTCGCCGGGTTGCTGGCCGCGCTGGAGGTGGCGGATGACGCGACCGCGCCCCTGCTGGTGGCGGCGCTCGCGAGGATGCGCCGGGCGGACGCGCGGGCGGCGCTGATGCAGGCGCTGGCCGGAGCGAGCCCCGCGGGGCGGCGCGCGTCCGCGCCCGCGGTGGCGGCGCTGGGCACGGTGGAGGCGCGCGAGGCGCTGGACCGGGCGGCCCATCGCGACGAGGACCCGGACGTGCGCAGGGCCTGCCTGCTGGCGCTGGGGCGTTGA
- a CDS encoding methyl-accepting chemotaxis protein, translating into MSTDNGNTAPRMEDARALAERTALKVEESAGLVQSTEVLASRLASAGNEQAASGEQVRTAIESVAAQVEETSAAVQSLVRSQRAMTESARGVQLEAEATAGAMQEVSASVTSVRKDAAVLAASSEATASTVEEVARSVKGVSANAEELAASSEELLASVQEMNATVEDLVARNQTSAATTEEVAATIEEMSKGITRLSADAQGVGERMAQVSSSVVSLGRTLHEVSRDASIMSSSVEETASTTEELARSVRGVADHARTLEAHTSTTASTVQEVAASVEEVAATAEKNAAVVDANAATIEQLARSAQAVARAADSINGLASTSATASAQLETSTRRAAQMTEEARLAAERVGTSAREGGATVARSITGFGRIRQSIVESSGVMKEMGRRAEEIGDIVQTINLIADRTNLLSLNASIEAARAGEHGRGFAVVAEEIRALADRAAAASADVAKIVRGLQTTAREAAVATGEGVRAADEGAALAGDAEKALGTILKGVEELGQNVREASRASAEQVQAVQSLAQATAKVSEQGRVIAASATEQAQAAQALAQGGTEMRRMARQTTQATADQAKALREAVRSNTQLAEVAEKVSRAVQEQAAAATDLAKGAVQMRQLVQGVSGAVAAQGQQVSALGAVAQEVTSSTQRALTGIAEQAKAAQEVARAMDGARKEVVQSTRAMVEQGRALKQGEVATRQVAKLAQEVTRATEEQAQALNTLVRGAEEVRRVARTTSRALDEQTEALAALATSATKQATGVAAVAKVAQEQATVTEQLGRSVEEMRGRSREIAVTTAQQARTTSVTAQEVKEVAGRLGQLARLHGEQVEGLAHLTGLLGGKDAAASRSPREQKA; encoded by the coding sequence ATGTCGACGGACAACGGTAACACCGCCCCCCGCATGGAGGACGCGCGCGCGCTCGCCGAGCGCACCGCCCTCAAGGTGGAGGAGAGCGCGGGCCTGGTGCAGTCCACGGAGGTGCTCGCGTCGCGGCTGGCGTCCGCGGGCAACGAGCAGGCGGCGTCGGGCGAGCAGGTGCGCACCGCCATCGAATCCGTGGCCGCCCAGGTGGAGGAGACGAGCGCGGCGGTGCAGTCGCTGGTGCGCAGCCAGCGCGCGATGACCGAATCCGCCCGGGGCGTGCAACTGGAGGCGGAGGCCACCGCGGGCGCGATGCAGGAGGTCTCCGCGTCGGTGACCAGCGTGCGCAAGGACGCCGCGGTGCTGGCCGCGTCGTCGGAGGCGACGGCCTCCACGGTGGAGGAGGTGGCGCGCTCGGTGAAGGGCGTCAGCGCCAACGCGGAGGAGCTGGCCGCCTCCAGCGAGGAGCTGCTCGCGAGCGTGCAGGAGATGAACGCCACGGTGGAGGACCTGGTCGCGCGCAACCAGACGAGCGCCGCCACCACGGAAGAGGTGGCCGCCACCATCGAGGAGATGTCCAAGGGCATCACCCGGCTGTCCGCGGACGCGCAGGGCGTGGGCGAGCGCATGGCGCAGGTGTCCAGCTCCGTGGTGTCCCTGGGGCGGACGCTGCATGAGGTGTCGCGCGACGCGTCCATCATGTCCTCCAGCGTGGAGGAGACGGCCTCCACCACTGAAGAGCTGGCGCGCAGCGTGCGCGGCGTGGCCGACCACGCGCGCACCCTGGAGGCGCACACCTCCACCACCGCGTCCACCGTGCAGGAGGTGGCCGCCAGCGTGGAGGAGGTGGCCGCCACGGCGGAGAAGAACGCGGCCGTGGTGGACGCCAACGCGGCCACCATCGAACAGCTGGCGCGCTCCGCGCAGGCGGTGGCCCGCGCCGCGGACAGCATCAACGGCCTGGCGTCCACCAGCGCCACCGCGTCCGCGCAACTGGAGACCTCCACGCGCCGCGCGGCGCAGATGACGGAGGAGGCGCGCCTGGCCGCGGAGCGCGTGGGCACCAGCGCGCGCGAGGGCGGCGCCACGGTGGCGCGCTCCATCACCGGCTTTGGCCGCATCCGTCAGTCCATCGTGGAGTCGTCCGGGGTGATGAAGGAGATGGGCCGGCGCGCCGAGGAGATTGGCGACATCGTGCAGACCATCAACCTCATCGCGGACCGCACGAACCTCCTGTCCCTCAACGCCAGCATCGAGGCGGCGCGGGCGGGCGAGCACGGCCGGGGCTTCGCGGTGGTGGCGGAGGAGATCCGCGCCCTGGCGGACCGGGCGGCGGCGGCCAGCGCGGACGTGGCCAAGATTGTCCGGGGCCTCCAGACGACGGCGCGCGAGGCGGCCGTGGCCACCGGGGAGGGCGTGCGCGCGGCGGACGAGGGCGCGGCGCTGGCCGGGGACGCGGAGAAGGCCCTGGGCACCATCCTCAAGGGCGTGGAGGAGCTGGGCCAGAACGTGCGCGAGGCGTCGCGCGCGTCGGCGGAGCAGGTGCAGGCGGTGCAGTCGCTGGCCCAGGCCACGGCCAAGGTGAGCGAGCAGGGCCGCGTCATCGCGGCGTCCGCGACGGAGCAGGCGCAGGCCGCGCAGGCGCTGGCCCAGGGCGGCACGGAGATGCGGCGCATGGCGCGGCAGACGACGCAGGCCACGGCGGACCAGGCCAAGGCGCTGCGCGAAGCGGTGCGCTCCAACACCCAGCTGGCGGAGGTGGCGGAGAAGGTGTCGCGCGCGGTGCAGGAGCAGGCCGCGGCGGCCACGGACCTGGCCAAGGGCGCGGTGCAGATGCGGCAGCTGGTGCAGGGCGTGAGCGGCGCGGTGGCGGCGCAGGGCCAGCAGGTGTCCGCGCTGGGCGCGGTGGCGCAGGAGGTGACGTCCTCCACGCAGCGCGCGCTCACCGGCATCGCCGAACAGGCCAAGGCCGCGCAGGAGGTGGCGCGCGCCATGGACGGCGCGCGCAAGGAGGTGGTCCAGTCCACCCGCGCGATGGTGGAGCAGGGCCGCGCCCTCAAGCAGGGCGAGGTGGCCACCCGCCAGGTGGCGAAGCTCGCGCAGGAGGTGACGCGCGCCACGGAGGAGCAGGCCCAGGCGCTGAACACGCTGGTGCGCGGCGCGGAGGAGGTGCGCCGGGTGGCCAGGACGACGTCGCGCGCGCTGGACGAACAGACGGAGGCGCTGGCCGCGCTGGCCACGTCGGCCACGAAGCAGGCCACGGGGGTGGCGGCCGTGGCCAAGGTGGCGCAGGAGCAGGCGACGGTGACGGAGCAGCTGGGCCGCTCCGTGGAGGAGATGCGCGGCCGCTCGCGGGAGATCGCCGTCACCACGGCTCAGCAGGCGCGCACCACGTCCGTCACCGCCCAGGAGGTGAAGGAGGTGGCGGGCCGGCTGGGGCAGCTCGCCAGGCTTCACGGTGAGCAGGTGGAGGGGCTGGCGCACCTGACCGGACTGCTGGGTGGCAAGGACGCGGCCGCGTCCCGTTCCCCCCGGGAGCAGAAGGCGTGA
- a CDS encoding chemotaxis protein CheW, protein MSVLHVLFKVDGTEYAMPAADVVQMESFTGATPVPGAPAHVAGLVQVRGRVIPVVDARARFGLPATPATLDSRVVVGQLGERTVGLLVDSAREVVKLDPRTIQPPPPMVVERAKGYVKAVAQVGPRLVMLIDFPRVMGEETADVDGQR, encoded by the coding sequence ATGAGCGTGCTGCACGTGTTGTTCAAGGTGGACGGGACGGAGTACGCGATGCCCGCGGCGGACGTGGTGCAGATGGAGTCCTTCACCGGCGCCACGCCGGTGCCGGGGGCCCCCGCGCACGTGGCGGGGCTGGTGCAGGTGCGGGGCCGGGTCATCCCGGTGGTGGACGCGCGCGCCCGCTTCGGGCTGCCGGCCACCCCGGCCACGCTGGATTCACGGGTGGTGGTGGGGCAGCTGGGCGAGCGCACGGTGGGGTTGCTCGTGGACAGCGCGCGCGAAGTCGTGAAGTTGGACCCGCGCACCATCCAGCCGCCTCCGCCCATGGTGGTGGAGCGCGCGAAGGGTTACGTGAAGGCCGTGGCGCAGGTGGGCCCGCGGCTGGTGATGCTCATCGATTTCCCCCGGGTGATGGGGGAGGAGACCGCGGATGTCGACGGACAACGGTAA